From Pseudarthrobacter equi, a single genomic window includes:
- a CDS encoding DEAD/DEAH box helicase: MPENQNETTEAIDEAATPAIEEAAPAAAPAADAETNGDAKVENDAKADADEDDTVKFADLGIDGRVLAALQDVGYEKPSPIQAATIPLLLEGRDVVGLAQTGTGKTAAFAVPALSRLAELHDLNGPSRKTQALVLAPTRELALQVAEAFTSYAKHIDDFTVLPVYGGSAYGPQLAGLRRGAQVVVGTPGRVIDHISKGSLDLSELQYLVLDEADEMLRMGFAEDVEQIFQQTPSDRQVALFSATMPGQIRRMSKQYLNDPAEVQVKSKTTTGANTRQRYLQIMGPQKLDAMTRILEVEEFDGVIAFVRTKMATEDLADKLRARGFQAAAINGDIPQQQRERTVDALKEGRIDILVATDVAARGLDVERISHVVNYDIPHDTESYVHRIGRTGRAGRSGEAILFMTPREKYLLRSIEKATRQPVEQMHLPTAETVNTLRLGKFAEKITETLASEDISAFRDLIASYEEEHNVPAAEIAAALAVMAQGGQPLLVKELAAAPDFQKRERSKDGFGSRGPTRQLTEGNATYRIAVGRRQRVMPGSIVGAIANEGGISSAQIGGIDIRSDHSLVELPADLSPEQLRALSRTRIGGELIHLELDNGRKPSGDRGAYQGNRGGDRGGNFKGNGGFKKEFRKNDGERSSADRGGRSYSERSDRSFGDRGQSSDSRFGGHGDGSRKPRSGGDSGHRDFNRKGKW; the protein is encoded by the coding sequence ATGCCCGAAAACCAGAACGAAACCACCGAAGCCATCGACGAGGCAGCAACCCCCGCGATTGAGGAAGCAGCCCCGGCTGCCGCCCCCGCAGCTGATGCCGAGACGAACGGCGACGCTAAGGTTGAAAACGACGCCAAGGCTGACGCCGACGAGGACGACACCGTGAAGTTCGCCGATCTCGGCATCGACGGCCGCGTCCTGGCCGCCCTGCAGGATGTTGGATACGAGAAGCCCTCGCCCATCCAGGCCGCCACCATCCCGCTGCTGCTCGAAGGCCGCGACGTTGTTGGCCTGGCGCAGACCGGTACCGGCAAGACTGCAGCATTCGCAGTGCCGGCACTGTCCCGCCTGGCGGAACTCCACGACCTCAACGGCCCGTCCCGCAAGACCCAGGCCCTCGTCCTCGCCCCCACCCGTGAGCTGGCACTCCAGGTTGCCGAGGCCTTCACCTCCTACGCCAAGCACATCGACGACTTCACCGTCCTGCCCGTGTACGGCGGCTCCGCGTACGGCCCCCAGCTGGCCGGCCTGCGCCGCGGCGCCCAGGTTGTTGTGGGTACCCCAGGCCGCGTGATCGACCACATCTCCAAGGGTTCCCTTGACCTGTCCGAGCTGCAGTACCTGGTGCTGGACGAGGCCGACGAAATGCTCCGCATGGGCTTCGCCGAAGACGTGGAGCAGATCTTCCAGCAGACCCCCTCGGACCGCCAGGTGGCCCTGTTCTCGGCCACCATGCCGGGCCAGATCCGCCGGATGTCCAAGCAGTACCTGAACGACCCCGCCGAGGTACAGGTCAAGTCGAAGACCACCACCGGTGCCAACACCCGCCAGCGCTACCTGCAGATCATGGGCCCGCAGAAGCTGGACGCCATGACCCGCATCCTCGAGGTTGAAGAGTTCGACGGCGTCATCGCCTTCGTGCGCACCAAGATGGCCACCGAGGACCTGGCTGACAAGCTGCGCGCCCGCGGCTTCCAGGCTGCCGCCATCAACGGCGACATCCCGCAGCAGCAGCGCGAGCGCACCGTGGACGCGCTGAAGGAAGGCCGGATCGACATCCTCGTGGCCACCGACGTCGCGGCCCGTGGCCTTGACGTGGAGCGCATCAGCCACGTGGTCAACTACGATATCCCGCACGACACCGAGTCCTACGTGCACCGGATCGGCCGCACCGGCCGCGCCGGGCGTTCCGGCGAAGCCATCCTGTTCATGACGCCCCGCGAGAAGTACCTGCTGCGTTCCATCGAGAAGGCCACCCGCCAGCCGGTGGAACAGATGCACCTGCCGACTGCCGAGACGGTCAACACGCTGCGCCTGGGCAAGTTTGCCGAAAAGATCACCGAGACCCTTGCCTCGGAAGATATCTCTGCGTTCCGCGACCTCATCGCTTCCTACGAAGAAGAGCACAACGTTCCCGCTGCGGAGATTGCTGCTGCACTGGCTGTCATGGCCCAGGGCGGACAGCCGCTGCTCGTCAAGGAACTGGCTGCAGCTCCGGACTTCCAGAAGCGCGAGCGCTCCAAGGACGGCTTCGGCTCCCGTGGCCCCACCCGCCAGCTGACCGAAGGCAACGCCACCTACCGCATTGCGGTGGGCCGCCGCCAGCGTGTCATGCCCGGTTCGATCGTGGGCGCCATCGCCAACGAGGGTGGCATCTCCTCCGCACAGATCGGCGGCATCGACATCCGCTCGGACCACTCCCTCGTGGAGCTGCCCGCGGACCTGAGCCCCGAGCAGCTGCGTGCACTGTCCCGCACCCGGATCGGCGGCGAGCTGATCCACCTCGAACTGGACAACGGCCGCAAGCCTTCCGGTGACCGTGGCGCCTACCAGGGCAACCGTGGCGGCGACCGCGGCGGCAACTTCAAGGGCAACGGCGGGTTCAAGAAGGAATTCCGGAAGAACGACGGCGAGCGTTCCTCGGCTGACCGCGGCGGCCGCTCTTACAGCGAGCGCTCCGACCGCAGCTTCGGTGACCGCGGCCAGTCCAGCGACTCCCGCTTCGGCGGCCACGGCGACGGCTCCCGCAAGCCCCGCAGCGGCGGCGACAGCGGTCACCGCGACTTCAACCGCAAGGGCAAGTGGTAA
- a CDS encoding MOSC domain-containing protein, with protein METASLLAVCRVHQLLPDASNVGVTAIDKRPAEGPVKVHRLGLTGDIQANRVHHGGPDQAIYAYSQADADYWGDMLQREVPPGEFGENLRVAGIDATSAVIGERWRIGLDVELEVTSPRTPCATFQRRLGERQWVKRFTDEGRVGAYLRVIRTGSIQAGDHIHRTYVPRHGVTVGKWFSDPDLESMEALRDAEADGEIRLQQPEFGKKFEALLRRLGQ; from the coding sequence ATGGAAACCGCTTCACTGCTTGCCGTCTGCCGCGTCCACCAGCTCCTGCCGGATGCCTCAAACGTGGGCGTGACCGCCATTGACAAGCGCCCGGCGGAGGGTCCGGTCAAGGTGCACCGGCTGGGACTGACGGGGGACATCCAGGCCAACCGGGTCCACCACGGCGGCCCGGACCAGGCCATTTACGCGTACTCCCAGGCCGACGCCGACTATTGGGGCGACATGCTGCAGCGGGAAGTCCCGCCGGGGGAGTTTGGCGAGAACCTCCGCGTGGCCGGCATCGATGCCACCTCCGCGGTGATTGGTGAGCGGTGGAGGATCGGGCTGGACGTGGAGCTGGAAGTCACCTCGCCCCGGACGCCGTGCGCCACGTTCCAGCGGCGGCTGGGGGAGCGCCAGTGGGTCAAGCGATTCACCGACGAAGGGCGGGTGGGAGCCTACCTGCGGGTCATCAGGACCGGCAGTATCCAGGCGGGGGACCACATCCACCGCACGTACGTTCCGCGGCACGGTGTCACCGTGGGCAAATGGTTCAGCGATCCTGACCTGGAGTCCATGGAAGCGCTCCGGGATGCCGAGGCCGACGGCGAGATCAGGCTCCAGCAGCCCGAGTTCGGTAAGAAGTTCGAGGCTTTGCTGCGCAGGCTTGGGCAGTAA
- a CDS encoding Tat pathway signal protein — protein MTEGDAVDPDDKGPKNEPDNQPGSNAGNGLPGGDAPSPGGGNIPKPPPWQVPKPELRPDLLNEPVTPVDPFARDREKQQNEAVARKKRSQRRTVVVGLGVTALLAGTITAVVASNQDDPEYAQVCFNDETGERVEDASCNSSAGRSGGIYAWYFYSRGASVPAVGQNRSTAPNYTRTMPSGAKASTGYSSKGGTVSRGGFGTSAKSGTSGGKSSGG, from the coding sequence ATGACTGAGGGGGACGCCGTGGATCCAGACGATAAAGGTCCAAAGAACGAGCCGGACAACCAACCGGGCAGCAACGCCGGCAACGGCCTGCCCGGCGGCGATGCACCGTCCCCAGGCGGGGGCAATATTCCCAAACCTCCCCCGTGGCAAGTGCCCAAGCCGGAGCTGCGCCCGGACCTCCTCAACGAACCCGTCACGCCGGTGGACCCGTTCGCCCGTGACCGGGAGAAGCAGCAGAACGAGGCAGTGGCCCGCAAGAAGCGCTCCCAGCGGCGCACCGTCGTCGTCGGCCTGGGCGTGACCGCCCTGCTCGCCGGCACCATCACCGCCGTCGTGGCCAGCAACCAGGACGATCCCGAATACGCCCAGGTGTGCTTCAACGACGAAACCGGCGAACGCGTAGAGGACGCCAGCTGCAACAGCTCGGCGGGGCGCAGCGGCGGCATCTACGCCTGGTACTTCTACTCGCGTGGCGCCTCCGTCCCGGCCGTGGGCCAGAACAGGTCCACGGCACCGAACTACACCCGGACCATGCCCAGCGGCGCCAAGGCCTCCACCGGCTACAGCAGCAAGGGCGGCACCGTCAGCCGCGGCGGATTCGGCACCAGCGCCAAGAGCGGCACCAGCGGCGGCAAGAGTTCGGGGGGCTGA
- a CDS encoding glutathionylspermidine synthase family protein, giving the protein MKRLLSNPRPGWKQKIEEQGLVFSTTTMDDGRKIEYWNESAYYEFTEDEVERLEETAEEMHRMCLEAAKFLATGAMGPIGIGPQALELAAESLQAGDVDVYGRFDFIYDGQGGPAKMLEYNADTPTGLIEAAVAQWFWLQDVFPEKDQWNGIHEALIRQWKKFQYRTGMSTLHVAHSEVEESGEDWMTAAYMRDAASQAGWTTIGINMSDIGWDPNLNRFVDMDNFMISTIFKLYPWELMMKEPFGPRLLERAHNPRWVEPAWKMLLSNKALLAALWHLYPNHPNLLPAYLDNPGPLKEWVAKPLHGREGDNIKIHAPGISLEQPGGYGREGWCYQQYRQLPDFDGNHPVLGLWVVDGESVGCGIRESDGPITDYFCRFVPNTIDAPAPLGAGTSSSKAGITL; this is encoded by the coding sequence GTGAAGCGGTTGCTGTCAAACCCACGCCCGGGCTGGAAACAGAAAATTGAAGAACAGGGCCTGGTCTTCTCCACCACCACCATGGATGACGGCCGGAAGATCGAATACTGGAACGAGTCCGCCTACTACGAGTTCACCGAAGATGAGGTGGAACGGCTCGAGGAAACGGCCGAGGAAATGCACCGCATGTGCCTCGAGGCCGCCAAGTTCCTGGCCACCGGCGCCATGGGCCCTATCGGTATTGGCCCGCAGGCCCTGGAGCTTGCCGCCGAGTCGCTCCAGGCCGGCGACGTTGATGTCTACGGCCGGTTCGACTTCATCTACGACGGGCAGGGCGGCCCGGCCAAGATGCTTGAATACAACGCGGACACCCCCACCGGCCTGATCGAGGCTGCGGTGGCCCAGTGGTTCTGGCTCCAGGACGTGTTCCCGGAAAAGGACCAGTGGAACGGCATCCATGAAGCGCTGATCCGGCAGTGGAAGAAGTTCCAGTACCGTACCGGCATGTCCACCCTGCATGTGGCCCACTCCGAGGTGGAGGAATCCGGCGAAGACTGGATGACCGCCGCCTACATGCGGGACGCCGCCAGCCAGGCCGGCTGGACCACCATCGGCATCAACATGTCCGACATCGGCTGGGACCCCAACCTGAACAGGTTCGTGGACATGGACAACTTTATGATCAGCACCATCTTCAAGCTCTACCCGTGGGAGCTGATGATGAAGGAACCGTTCGGACCCCGTCTGCTGGAGCGTGCCCACAACCCGCGCTGGGTGGAACCGGCGTGGAAGATGCTGCTCTCCAACAAGGCGCTCCTTGCCGCGCTCTGGCACCTCTACCCCAACCACCCCAACCTGCTGCCGGCCTACCTGGACAATCCCGGTCCGCTGAAGGAGTGGGTGGCCAAGCCGCTGCATGGCCGCGAGGGCGACAACATCAAGATCCATGCACCGGGAATCAGCCTGGAACAGCCCGGCGGGTACGGCCGGGAAGGCTGGTGCTACCAGCAGTACCGGCAGCTGCCCGACTTTGACGGCAACCATCCGGTGCTGGGCCTGTGGGTGGTGGACGGCGAATCCGTGGGCTGCGGCATCAGGGAATCGGACGGGCCCATCACGGACTACTTCTGCCGCTTCGTACCGAACACCATCGACGCGCCCGCACCGCTGGGCGCCGGAACTTCCTCCAGCAAGGCAGGTATCACCCTATGA
- a CDS encoding APC family permease has product MSTDMTTAGGPGGPSGTTVQAKGLRAGILDLGDSVMLGLASTAPVYSLAATLGLIVAVNGNYTPFVLLLGFIPVLFIAYAFRELNSAMPDCGTTFTWSRRAFGPWAGWMGGWGVALAGIVVLANLAQVAGQYLWLLIGDGSLAQNKLVVTGTGVLFIVLMTLVNYRGIRLGEHVQRVLTYVQYIALGIFALAIVIRIVGGPPEGQAFDFEWFNPVGAFADPGAVVHGSLLALFIYWGWDTCLALNEETENPSKTPGRGAVISAFVLVAIYVSVALLVMMYATVGSDGIGLGNEANQADVFLAMKDVVLGPWGWLIVVAVLASVLSSTQTTILPTARGTLSMGTHGALPPKFGEVHPRNQTPGFSTKVMGIAAGAYYVVMSFLSENLLADSISAISLFIAFYYALTGFACFWYFRGTLRESARNLWFRGILPLLGALLLTAAFFISAVQMWDPAYGDTQIFGVGGAFVSGVVLLALGVVLAAVCRFLPSTRGYFLAKK; this is encoded by the coding sequence ATGAGCACAGACATGACGACGGCGGGAGGCCCGGGCGGCCCGTCCGGCACCACCGTCCAGGCCAAGGGCCTGCGCGCCGGCATCCTGGACCTCGGCGACTCCGTCATGCTCGGCCTCGCCTCCACGGCACCGGTGTACTCCCTCGCCGCGACGCTGGGCCTGATCGTGGCGGTCAACGGCAACTACACCCCGTTCGTGCTGCTGCTCGGGTTCATCCCGGTCCTGTTCATCGCCTACGCCTTCCGGGAACTGAACAGTGCCATGCCGGACTGCGGCACCACCTTCACCTGGTCGCGGCGGGCCTTCGGTCCCTGGGCGGGCTGGATGGGTGGCTGGGGTGTTGCGCTCGCAGGGATTGTGGTGTTGGCGAACCTGGCCCAGGTGGCGGGGCAGTACCTGTGGCTGCTCATCGGTGACGGATCCCTGGCCCAGAACAAGCTGGTGGTCACGGGCACGGGTGTGCTCTTCATTGTGCTGATGACGCTCGTGAACTACCGGGGCATCCGGCTGGGCGAGCACGTCCAGCGGGTGCTGACCTACGTGCAGTACATCGCCCTGGGCATTTTTGCTTTGGCGATTGTGATCAGGATTGTGGGCGGCCCGCCAGAGGGGCAGGCCTTCGACTTTGAGTGGTTCAACCCGGTGGGCGCGTTCGCAGACCCCGGTGCCGTGGTGCATGGATCCCTGCTGGCGCTGTTCATCTACTGGGGCTGGGACACCTGCCTGGCCCTGAACGAGGAAACCGAAAACCCGTCCAAGACCCCCGGCCGCGGCGCCGTCATCTCGGCGTTCGTGCTGGTGGCCATCTACGTCTCCGTGGCGCTGCTGGTGATGATGTACGCCACCGTTGGCAGCGATGGCATTGGCCTGGGCAACGAGGCCAACCAGGCCGATGTCTTCCTGGCCATGAAGGACGTGGTGCTGGGCCCGTGGGGCTGGCTGATCGTCGTCGCGGTCCTTGCCTCGGTGCTGTCCTCCACGCAGACCACCATCCTGCCCACGGCCCGCGGCACCCTCTCGATGGGGACGCACGGCGCGCTGCCGCCCAAGTTCGGCGAGGTACACCCGCGGAACCAGACGCCCGGGTTCTCCACCAAGGTGATGGGCATTGCGGCCGGGGCCTACTACGTGGTGATGAGTTTCCTCAGCGAGAATCTGCTGGCCGATTCCATCAGCGCCATCAGCCTGTTCATCGCCTTCTACTACGCGCTGACCGGGTTCGCCTGCTTCTGGTACTTCAGGGGCACCCTCCGTGAATCGGCACGCAACCTGTGGTTCCGCGGCATCCTCCCGCTGCTGGGCGCACTGCTCCTCACCGCAGCGTTCTTCATCTCTGCCGTGCAGATGTGGGACCCGGCCTACGGCGATACGCAGATCTTCGGCGTCGGCGGCGCGTTCGTCAGCGGCGTGGTGCTGCTGGCCCTGGGCGTGGTGCTCGCCGCCGTCTGCCGGTTCCTGCCCTCCACCCGCGGCTACTTCCTGGCCAAGAAATGA
- a CDS encoding acyl-CoA dehydrogenase family protein, producing MAAGPSDVLDLDALLSGEELSLRQKVRDFTAQRIRPDIARWYEDGVFPVELAPELGELGVLGMHLEGYGCPGRTAVDYGLAAMELEAGDSGIRTFVSVQGSLAMTAIHTWGSEEQKQEWLPRMAAGEVIGCFALTEPSAGSDPSSMATTATRDGSGDNAGWILSGAKRWIGLASVAGVMVVWAMTVDGVRGFLVPAGTPGVTATPIGQKLSMRASIQCDITFDGVRLGPEALLPGAFGLRGPFTCLNEARYGIAWGAMGAARDSYEAALAYSQDRLQFGRPLAGYQLTQEKLVNMLVEIQKGTMLALHLGRLKDAGTIRPEQISLGKLNNVREAIKIAREARTILGGNGITLDYPPLRHAANLESVRTYEGTDEVHTLILGQHITGLPAFR from the coding sequence ATGGCTGCCGGCCCCTCAGACGTCCTGGACCTCGACGCCCTGCTTAGCGGCGAAGAGCTGTCCCTGCGGCAGAAGGTACGCGACTTCACCGCCCAGCGGATCAGGCCGGACATCGCCCGCTGGTACGAGGACGGCGTCTTCCCCGTGGAACTGGCGCCGGAGCTCGGTGAGCTCGGCGTGCTGGGCATGCACCTGGAGGGTTATGGCTGCCCGGGCCGGACCGCCGTCGACTACGGGCTGGCGGCTATGGAACTGGAGGCCGGCGACTCCGGGATCCGCACCTTCGTGTCGGTCCAGGGCTCGCTGGCGATGACCGCCATCCACACCTGGGGCTCCGAAGAGCAGAAACAAGAATGGTTGCCGCGGATGGCCGCCGGCGAGGTAATCGGCTGTTTTGCGCTGACCGAGCCCAGTGCCGGTTCCGATCCGTCCTCCATGGCCACCACGGCCACGCGTGACGGCAGCGGAGACAACGCCGGGTGGATACTTAGCGGCGCCAAACGCTGGATCGGGCTCGCGTCCGTGGCCGGCGTGATGGTGGTGTGGGCCATGACAGTTGACGGTGTCCGCGGATTCCTGGTCCCCGCAGGCACCCCCGGCGTCACCGCCACGCCCATCGGACAGAAGCTGTCCATGCGCGCATCGATCCAGTGCGACATAACGTTCGACGGCGTCCGGCTGGGTCCCGAGGCGCTGCTCCCCGGAGCGTTCGGCCTGCGCGGCCCGTTCACCTGCCTGAACGAAGCCCGGTACGGCATCGCCTGGGGCGCCATGGGTGCAGCCCGTGACTCCTACGAAGCGGCGTTGGCCTACTCGCAGGACCGCCTGCAGTTCGGCAGGCCGCTGGCGGGCTACCAGCTCACCCAGGAGAAGCTGGTGAACATGCTGGTGGAAATCCAGAAGGGAACCATGCTGGCGCTGCACCTGGGCCGACTCAAGGACGCCGGCACCATCCGGCCCGAGCAGATCTCGCTGGGGAAGCTGAACAACGTCCGCGAGGCCATCAAGATCGCCCGCGAAGCCCGCACCATCCTGGGCGGGAACGGCATCACCCTGGACTACCCGCCGCTGCGGCACGCCGCCAACCTCGAGTCGGTGCGCACCTACGAGGGCACCGACGAGGTCCACACCCTGATCCTGGGCCAGCACATCACGGGCCTCCCCGCCTTCCGCTAA
- a CDS encoding SDR family oxidoreductase — MESTAPVPARNVALVTGAGRLAGIGAGIARQLAADGWDLVLAGWEDYDGRMPWGSDPEDEVRLTAELEAIGAQVHVLSADLQDPAVPERLVAEAVELAGPLQGLVLSHAESVDSGILDTSLEAFERHFAVNTRASWQLIAAFARQATDDGGAVVALTSDHTAFNLPYGASKGALDRIVIAAARELGPRGISANVLNPGPVDTGWMSDEVRESVVARQPTGRLGTPADVAGTVAFLLSPAGRWVSGQLIKADGGFSA, encoded by the coding sequence ATGGAATCCACGGCTCCGGTCCCTGCCCGCAACGTTGCCCTGGTTACGGGTGCCGGCCGGCTGGCCGGAATCGGGGCCGGGATCGCGCGCCAGCTCGCGGCCGACGGCTGGGACCTGGTGCTGGCAGGCTGGGAGGACTACGACGGCCGGATGCCGTGGGGGAGTGATCCCGAGGATGAAGTCCGGCTGACCGCCGAGCTCGAAGCCATTGGCGCCCAGGTCCACGTCCTGTCGGCGGACCTGCAGGACCCGGCGGTGCCGGAGCGCCTGGTCGCGGAGGCCGTCGAGCTCGCCGGGCCCCTGCAGGGCCTCGTGCTCAGCCACGCCGAGTCCGTGGACTCCGGCATCCTCGATACCAGCCTCGAAGCCTTCGAACGGCATTTCGCCGTCAACACCCGGGCCAGCTGGCAGCTGATCGCCGCGTTCGCACGGCAGGCAACGGACGACGGCGGCGCGGTCGTTGCGCTGACCAGCGACCACACAGCCTTCAACCTTCCCTACGGTGCGTCCAAGGGGGCGCTGGACCGGATCGTGATCGCCGCTGCACGCGAGCTGGGACCCCGGGGCATTTCAGCTAATGTCCTCAATCCCGGCCCGGTGGATACCGGCTGGATGTCCGACGAGGTGCGGGAATCAGTGGTTGCGCGCCAGCCCACGGGGCGGTTGGGAACCCCCGCCGATGTCGCCGGGACGGTGGCGTTCCTGTTGTCGCCGGCGGGCCGCTGGGTGTCGGGGCAGCTGATCAAGGCAGACGGCGGCTTCTCGGCGTAG